The proteins below are encoded in one region of Bacillus vallismortis:
- the ltaS1 gene encoding lipoteichoic acid synthase LtaS1 produces the protein MKKLFSYKLSFFVLAVILFWAKTYLSYKAEFNLGVKGTTQEILLVFNPISSAVFFLGLALLAKGRKSAIIMLIIDFVMTFVLYANILFYRFFDDFLTFPNIKQSGNVGNMGDGIFSIMAAHDIFYFLDIIILIAVLFWRPELKEYKMKKRFASLVILSGVALFFINLHYAEKDRPQLLTRTFDRNYIVKYLGLYNYTIYDGVQTAQTESQRAYASSDDLTSVENYTTSHYAKPNAEYFGSAKGKNIIKIHLESFQTFLIDYKLNGEEVTPFLNKLAHGAEDMMYFDNFFHQTGQGKTSDAELTMDNSLFGLPEGSAFVTKGENTYQSLPAILDQKEGYTSAVLHGDYKSFWNRDQIYKHIGYDEFFDASSYDMSEENLVNMGLKDKPFFTESIPKLESLKQPFYAHLITLTHHYPFNLDEKDATIKKATTGDKTVDNYFQTARYLDESIEQFFKELKEAGLYDDSVIVIYGDHNGISENHNRAMKEILGKEITDYQNAQNQRVPLMIRVPGKKGGVNHTYGGEIDVMPTLLHLQGIDSQKYINFGTDLFSKDHDDTVAFRNGDFVTPKYTSVDNIIYDTKTGEKLKANEETKNLKTRVSQQLSLSDSVLYKDLLRFHKLSDFKAVDPSDYHYGKEKEIK, from the coding sequence ATGAAGAAACTTTTCTCTTACAAACTTAGCTTTTTTGTGCTGGCGGTTATACTGTTTTGGGCAAAAACGTATTTATCTTACAAAGCAGAGTTTAACCTAGGGGTAAAAGGCACAACCCAGGAGATCCTCTTGGTATTTAACCCAATCTCAAGCGCTGTCTTCTTTTTAGGACTGGCTTTGCTTGCGAAAGGGCGCAAATCAGCCATTATCATGCTGATTATCGATTTTGTGATGACATTTGTGTTATACGCGAATATTTTATTCTACCGTTTCTTTGACGATTTCCTGACGTTCCCGAACATTAAACAGTCCGGCAACGTCGGAAACATGGGAGACGGGATTTTCAGCATCATGGCCGCTCATGATATTTTCTATTTCTTAGATATCATCATTTTGATTGCGGTATTGTTCTGGAGACCTGAATTAAAAGAATACAAAATGAAAAAACGCTTTGCGTCTTTGGTGATCCTTTCCGGGGTCGCACTGTTTTTCATCAACCTGCACTATGCGGAAAAAGACCGTCCGCAGCTGCTGACAAGAACATTTGACCGCAATTATATCGTGAAATATTTAGGTCTTTACAATTACACCATTTATGACGGTGTGCAGACGGCTCAAACGGAATCGCAAAGAGCCTACGCGAGCAGCGATGATTTAACAAGCGTCGAGAATTACACGACGTCTCATTATGCGAAACCGAATGCCGAGTACTTCGGTTCTGCTAAAGGCAAAAACATCATCAAGATTCACCTGGAAAGCTTCCAGACATTCCTGATTGATTATAAGCTGAACGGTGAAGAGGTGACGCCTTTCTTAAATAAACTCGCACACGGCGCAGAAGATATGATGTATTTTGATAACTTTTTCCATCAGACCGGCCAGGGAAAAACATCTGATGCCGAGCTGACAATGGACAACTCCCTCTTCGGCCTTCCTGAAGGCTCTGCGTTTGTGACGAAAGGCGAAAACACATACCAGTCGCTTCCGGCGATTTTAGACCAGAAGGAAGGCTACACAAGCGCTGTCCTGCATGGTGACTACAAATCATTCTGGAACCGTGACCAGATTTACAAACATATTGGGTATGACGAGTTCTTCGACGCAAGCAGTTATGACATGTCTGAAGAAAACCTCGTAAATATGGGACTCAAGGATAAGCCGTTCTTTACAGAGTCGATTCCAAAACTTGAATCTCTTAAACAGCCGTTTTACGCGCATTTGATTACGTTGACACACCATTATCCGTTTAACCTTGATGAAAAAGATGCGACCATTAAGAAAGCGACAACGGGTGATAAAACGGTTGATAATTACTTCCAGACAGCCCGTTACCTTGACGAGTCGATTGAGCAATTCTTCAAGGAGCTGAAGGAAGCCGGCCTGTATGATGACTCAGTTATCGTGATTTACGGTGACCATAACGGTATTTCCGAAAATCATAATCGCGCGATGAAAGAGATTCTCGGAAAAGAAATTACAGATTACCAAAACGCGCAGAACCAGCGTGTGCCGCTGATGATCCGCGTTCCTGGCAAAAAAGGCGGAGTGAACCACACGTATGGCGGTGAAATCGACGTCATGCCGACACTTCTGCACTTACAAGGAATTGATTCACAGAAATATATCAACTTTGGCACTGATTTATTCTCTAAAGACCACGATGACACAGTGGCGTTCAGAAACGGGGACTTCGTGACGCCGAAGTACACATCGGTCGATAATATCATTTACGATACGAAAACTGGTGAAAAACTGAAAGCGAATGAAGAAACGAAGAATCTGAAAACAAGAGTGAGCCAGCAGCTGAGCCTTTCAGACAGTGTTCTGTACAAAGACCTGCTGAGATTCCACAAACTGAGTGATTTCAAAGCCGTTGATCCGTCTGACTATCATTACGGCAAGGAAAAAGAAATCAAATAA
- a CDS encoding putative nucleotide-diphospho-sugar transferase: MTSAYCTVLSKGRLYQAVALFKSLEQVDQDSPIYTLCMDEDTHRVLQKLKMKQLNLVPVAAFENEMLLKLKETRDQSEYCWTMKPIFLQAVLNSNPELERVTYIDGDLFFYADPSLVFENQPNCSVLLSRGDIVIPSFEREQIDMLQRLLGKYNSGFISFKHDDAGMDCLEWWKERCLEECKNAPGEGKFGDQGYLDYMSELFPNVCDITTPGVNIGHWNYGQHTFSWEDGRIVLEDGSPLIFYHFSGYRIVSLNEIKQIHETTRTDLPFVHELYQKTLPHIIRHINTLDPEFNGFASKDDNK; the protein is encoded by the coding sequence GTGACCAGCGCATATTGCACCGTTTTATCAAAAGGGAGATTATATCAGGCAGTCGCGTTATTTAAGTCGTTGGAGCAAGTTGATCAAGACAGTCCGATTTATACGTTATGCATGGATGAAGATACGCACCGCGTCTTACAGAAGCTAAAGATGAAGCAGCTGAACCTTGTGCCGGTGGCCGCGTTCGAAAATGAGATGCTTCTGAAGCTGAAGGAAACAAGAGATCAAAGCGAGTACTGCTGGACGATGAAGCCGATCTTTCTGCAAGCTGTGCTGAACAGCAATCCCGAACTGGAGCGTGTGACGTATATTGACGGGGATCTCTTTTTTTACGCCGATCCATCACTGGTTTTTGAAAACCAGCCGAACTGCTCGGTGCTCCTTTCACGGGGGGATATCGTCATCCCTTCCTTTGAGAGAGAGCAGATTGACATGCTGCAGCGTCTTTTAGGCAAATATAACTCGGGTTTTATCAGCTTCAAGCATGATGATGCCGGCATGGACTGTTTGGAGTGGTGGAAGGAACGCTGTCTTGAGGAATGCAAAAATGCCCCGGGTGAAGGGAAATTCGGTGATCAGGGCTATTTGGATTATATGTCTGAGCTGTTTCCGAATGTGTGTGACATTACGACACCCGGTGTGAACATTGGCCACTGGAACTACGGACAGCATACGTTTTCTTGGGAAGATGGCCGGATCGTGTTGGAGGATGGCAGCCCGCTGATCTTTTACCATTTCAGCGGCTACCGAATCGTCAGCCTCAATGAAATCAAACAGATCCATGAAACAACCCGTACAGACTTGCCGTTTGTGCATGAGCTGTATCAAAAGACACTGCCGCATATCATTCGGCACATCAACACGTTAGACCCTGAATTTAACGGTTTTGCTTCAAAAGATGACAACAAATAA
- a CDS encoding glucose-1-phosphate cytidylyltransferase gives MKAVILCGGKGTRMSEVTNDIPKPLAMIGGKPILWHIMKIYQYYGVNEFILLLGYKGEKIKEYFLNYEWKHNSLTLDSSTGEVQILGQPETWKMTFLETGEDTLTAGRILQAKDYIGDETFLLTYGDGLANINLFHLISYHQAKGAAATVTGIDKVSQFGTLTVEDGIAKTFSEKTSSDGIINGGFFVLSPKVFDYLPKDGNMMFEDEPLKNLAKDGELAVYRHYGFWTAIDTYKNLLEVNKMWDQGQQVWKVW, from the coding sequence ATGAAAGCGGTCATTCTCTGCGGCGGAAAAGGAACGAGAATGAGTGAAGTCACGAATGACATTCCTAAACCGCTCGCCATGATAGGCGGCAAACCGATTCTATGGCATATTATGAAAATCTATCAGTACTACGGAGTGAACGAGTTTATTCTGCTTTTGGGCTACAAAGGAGAAAAAATCAAAGAATACTTTCTCAACTATGAATGGAAGCATAACAGCCTGACTCTCGACAGTTCTACGGGAGAGGTGCAGATACTGGGACAGCCCGAAACGTGGAAAATGACGTTTTTGGAGACAGGGGAAGACACGCTGACAGCTGGAAGAATCTTGCAGGCGAAAGACTATATCGGCGATGAAACGTTTCTGCTTACCTATGGAGACGGGCTGGCCAATATCAATCTTTTCCATCTCATCAGCTATCATCAGGCAAAAGGAGCTGCCGCGACTGTCACAGGCATTGACAAAGTCTCGCAGTTCGGCACCTTGACGGTTGAGGACGGCATCGCGAAAACATTCTCTGAGAAGACCTCGAGTGACGGAATCATCAATGGCGGATTCTTTGTTCTCAGTCCCAAGGTTTTCGATTATTTGCCGAAGGACGGGAACATGATGTTCGAAGATGAACCGCTGAAGAACCTTGCCAAAGACGGGGAGCTTGCCGTGTACCGCCATTACGGATTTTGGACGGCTATCGATACGTATAAAAACCTCTTAGAAGTCAACAAGATGTGGGATCAAGGACAACAAGTATGGAAGGTATGGTGA
- a CDS encoding bifunctional cytochrome P450/NADPH--P450 reductase, whose product MKETSPIPQPKTFGPLGNLPLIDKDKPTLSLIKLAEEQGPIFQMHTPAGTTIFVSGHELVKEVCDEERFDKSIEGALEKVRAFSGDGLFTSWTHEPNWRKAHNILMPTFSQRAMKDYHEKMVDIAVQLIQKWARLNPNEAVDVSGDMTRLTLDTIGLCGFNYRFNSYYRETPHPFINSMVRALDEAMHQMQRLDFQDKLMVRTKRQFHHDIQTMFSLVDSIIAERKADGDQDEKDLLARMLKVEDPETGDKLDDENIRFQIITFLIAGHETTSGLLSFAIYFLLNHPGKLKKAYEEVDRVLTDAAPAYKQVLELKYIRMILNESLRLWPTAPAFSLYPKEDTVIGGKYPITTKDRISVLIPQLHRDRDAWGEDAEEFRPERFEHQDQVPHHAYKPFGNGQRACIGMQFALHEATLVLGMILKYFTLIDHENYELDIKQTLTLKPGDFRIRVQTRHQEAIHADVPAAEKAAPDGQKEKAETKGASVIGLNNRPLLVLYGSDTGTAEGVARELADTASLHGVRTEVAPLNDRIGKLPKEGAVVIVTSSYNGKPPSNAGQFVQWLQEVKPGELEGVHYTVFGCGDHNWASTYQDVPRFIDEQFAEKGATRFSARGEGDVSGDFEGQLDEWKNSMWTDAIKAFGLELNENANKERGTLSLQFVRGLGESPLARSYEAVHASIAENRELQSADSGRSTRHIEIILPPDIGYREGDHLGVLPRNSQTNVSRILHHFGLKGTDQVTLSASGRSAGHLPLGRPVSLQDLLSYSVEVQEAATRAQIRELAAFTVCPPHKRELEELAAEGVYQEQILQKRMSMLDLLEQYEACDMPFERFLELLRPLKPRYYSISSSPRVNPEQASITVGIVRGQAWSGLGEYRGVASNHLAERQAGDDVVVFIRTPESRFQLPEDPETPIIMVGPGTGVAPFRGFLQARSALKREGKTLGEAHLYFGCRNDRDFIYRGELEQFEKDGIATVHTAFSRKEGMPKTYVQHLMADHAETLISILDRGGRLYVCGDGSKMAPDVEAALQKAYQSVHGTGEQEAQNWLKHLQDTGIYAKDVWSGM is encoded by the coding sequence ATGAAGGAAACAAGCCCGATTCCTCAGCCGAAGACATTTGGTCCGCTCGGCAATCTGCCTCTTATTGATAAAGACAAACCGACACTTTCGCTGATCAAACTGGCGGAAGAGCAGGGCCCGATTTTTCAAATGCACACACCTGCAGGCACCACGATCTTTGTGTCCGGCCATGAGCTGGTGAAAGAGGTTTGTGATGAAGAGCGATTCGATAAAAGCATTGAAGGCGCCTTGGAAAAGGTTCGCGCGTTTTCCGGGGACGGATTGTTTACAAGCTGGACGCATGAGCCTAATTGGAGAAAAGCGCACAACATTCTGATGCCGACGTTCAGCCAGCGGGCCATGAAGGATTATCATGAGAAAATGGTCGATATCGCCGTTCAGCTTATTCAAAAATGGGCCAGGCTCAATCCGAATGAAGCAGTTGATGTCTCAGGGGATATGACCCGTTTGACGCTGGACACGATTGGTCTGTGCGGGTTTAACTATCGCTTTAACAGCTACTATAGAGAAACGCCCCACCCGTTTATCAACAGCATGGTGCGCGCGCTTGATGAAGCGATGCACCAGATGCAGCGGCTTGATTTTCAAGATAAGCTGATGGTGAGGACAAAGCGACAATTTCATCATGATATTCAAACGATGTTTTCGTTAGTCGACAGCATTATTGCGGAGCGCAAGGCGGATGGGGATCAGGATGAAAAAGATTTGCTCGCCCGCATGCTGAAGGTGGAGGATCCTGAGACGGGAGACAAACTTGATGATGAAAATATCCGTTTTCAGATCATTACGTTTTTAATTGCTGGGCATGAAACAACGAGCGGCCTGCTTTCCTTTGCGATCTATTTCTTATTGAATCATCCCGGCAAACTGAAAAAGGCGTATGAAGAGGTCGACCGGGTGCTGACGGATGCAGCACCGGCCTACAAACAAGTGCTTGAGCTAAAATATATCCGGATGATTTTAAATGAGTCCTTGCGTTTATGGCCGACAGCCCCGGCTTTCAGCCTTTATCCAAAGGAAGACACAGTCATTGGCGGAAAATACCCGATTACGACGAAAGACAGAATTTCTGTGCTGATTCCGCAGCTTCACCGAGATCGAGACGCTTGGGGAGAGGATGCCGAGGAATTCCGTCCAGAACGGTTTGAACATCAGGACCAAGTGCCCCATCATGCGTACAAACCGTTCGGAAATGGGCAGCGTGCCTGTATCGGCATGCAGTTTGCCCTTCATGAAGCCACACTTGTGCTGGGCATGATATTAAAATATTTCACGTTGATTGACCATGAGAATTATGAGCTTGATATCAAGCAAACTTTGACACTCAAACCGGGCGATTTCCGGATCAGGGTTCAAACACGGCATCAGGAGGCCATTCATGCCGACGTCCCGGCAGCTGAAAAAGCGGCGCCTGATGGGCAAAAAGAGAAAGCGGAAACGAAGGGTGCATCGGTCATCGGCCTCAATAACCGCCCGCTTCTCGTGCTGTACGGATCTGATACCGGCACCGCGGAAGGCGTAGCCCGCGAGCTTGCCGATACAGCCAGTCTTCACGGCGTAAGAACTGAAGTGGCACCGCTGAACGACAGGATTGGAAAACTGCCGAAAGAGGGAGCGGTTGTCATTGTGACCTCGTCTTATAACGGAAAACCGCCAAGCAATGCGGGGCAGTTCGTGCAGTGGCTTCAAGAAGTCAAACCGGGTGAGCTTGAAGGCGTTCATTACACGGTATTTGGCTGCGGCGATCACAATTGGGCGAGCACGTACCAGGACGTGCCGAGATTCATTGATGAGCAGTTTGCGGAGAAAGGCGCGACTCGGTTTTCTGCGCGGGGAGAGGGGGATGTAAGCGGTGATTTTGAAGGGCAGCTTGACGAGTGGAAAAACAGCATGTGGACAGACGCCATCAAAGCATTCGGACTTGAGCTTAATGAAAACGCCAATAAGGAGCGAGGCACGCTGAGCCTTCAGTTTGTCAGAGGGCTTGGAGAGTCTCCGCTGGCCCGATCGTACGAAGCGGTTCACGCATCCATCGCTGAAAATCGAGAACTTCAGTCCGCAGACAGCGGTCGCAGCACCCGACACATTGAAATCATTTTGCCGCCGGATATTGGGTATCGGGAGGGCGACCACCTTGGTGTATTGCCGAGGAACAGCCAAACCAATGTCAGCCGGATTCTTCATCACTTCGGCCTAAAGGGAACCGACCAAGTAACATTGTCGGCAAGCGGACGCAGTGCGGGGCATCTGCCATTAGGGCGGCCTGTCAGCCTGCAAGACCTTCTCAGCTACAGCGTCGAGGTGCAGGAAGCCGCCACAAGGGCGCAAATACGGGAGCTTGCGGCATTTACAGTCTGCCCGCCGCATAAACGCGAATTAGAAGAACTGGCGGCAGAGGGTGTCTACCAGGAACAAATTTTGCAAAAACGGATGTCCATGCTGGATCTGCTTGAACAATATGAAGCGTGCGATATGCCGTTTGAACGATTTTTAGAGCTTTTACGGCCGTTAAAACCAAGATATTACTCGATTTCTAGCTCGCCAAGGGTGAATCCGGAGCAAGCATCCATTACAGTCGGTATTGTGCGCGGTCAAGCGTGGAGCGGCCTTGGCGAATACAGGGGCGTGGCTTCAAATCACTTAGCTGAACGCCAAGCGGGTGATGATGTCGTAGTGTTTATCCGCACACCCGAATCCCGGTTTCAGCTTCCGGAAGACCCTGAAACCCCTATCATTATGGTTGGGCCGGGCACAGGAGTTGCGCCATTCCGCGGTTTCCTCCAAGCGCGTTCAGCTTTAAAGCGGGAGGGAAAAACGCTCGGCGAAGCCCATCTCTATTTCGGATGCAGGAACGATCGTGATTTTATTTACCGTGGCGAGCTTGAGCAGTTTGAAAAAGACGGAATCGCCACTGTGCACACAGCCTTTTCCCGAAAAGAAGGCATGCCAAAAACGTATGTCCAGCATCTCATGGCTGACCATGCAGAAACATTGATTTCGATTCTTGATCGCGGAGGCAGGCTCTATGTATGCGGTGACGGCAGCAAAATGGCCCCAGATGTGGAGGCCGCCCTGCAAAAAGCGTATCAGTCTGTTCATGGCACCGGCGAACAAGAAGCGCAAAACTGGCTGAAACATCTGCAGGATACCGGCATATATGCAAAAGATGTTTGGTCGGGGATGTAA
- a CDS encoding DUF3900 domain-containing protein, whose translation MDFEIRFLSFYVIQVEGKDEQANKQFKHFQTLDTGEFEESELKDFLDGELKKIVKRKADRHPQSEQVPTKIGHFIVEPGHELDSNPNYNMFNRARLAETKEDFNELSEQFVRTYLDTSAVRGGVFLVASAVPRKYFDESFVFIMKCDFEPKVARISDTSSLIKKVEMAITTKNMKSIQYPYMPEEGMVEESELKIHQASHARYFEDFLKFVEYGESMPEIMKNQVMNMVQEHVYETFEDNSEELKQFEQDIEIWEASEKREIQERLDTHQVIEASAQIIEHTPEAQLKMKVGETEIKGLLADFGDSIHLAKVNGRYVALIEAETISFEKGSSPVEFYKPEGLHEVIERIRHKTEQD comes from the coding sequence ATGGATTTTGAAATTCGATTTTTATCCTTTTATGTCATACAGGTCGAAGGCAAGGACGAGCAGGCGAACAAACAGTTCAAGCACTTCCAGACCCTTGATACGGGTGAATTTGAAGAAAGCGAGCTGAAGGACTTTCTCGACGGGGAGCTGAAAAAAATCGTCAAACGGAAAGCCGACCGCCATCCGCAGTCCGAGCAAGTGCCGACGAAAATCGGCCATTTTATCGTCGAGCCCGGCCACGAGCTCGATTCCAATCCGAATTACAATATGTTCAACCGCGCACGTTTGGCGGAAACAAAAGAGGATTTTAACGAGCTGAGCGAGCAGTTCGTCCGCACGTATCTCGATACGAGCGCGGTCCGCGGCGGCGTATTCCTTGTGGCTTCAGCGGTGCCGAGGAAATACTTCGACGAGTCATTTGTCTTCATTATGAAATGTGACTTTGAGCCGAAGGTCGCCCGCATCTCAGACACGTCATCTCTCATTAAAAAAGTCGAAATGGCGATCACGACAAAAAACATGAAAAGCATCCAATATCCGTACATGCCAGAGGAGGGAATGGTCGAGGAAAGCGAGCTGAAAATCCATCAGGCCTCGCACGCCCGCTATTTCGAAGACTTTCTGAAATTCGTCGAATACGGCGAATCAATGCCGGAAATCATGAAAAACCAGGTCATGAACATGGTACAAGAGCATGTCTACGAGACATTTGAAGACAATAGCGAAGAGCTCAAGCAATTCGAGCAGGACATTGAGATTTGGGAAGCGAGCGAAAAACGGGAAATCCAAGAGCGCCTCGACACCCATCAAGTGATCGAAGCCTCCGCCCAAATCATCGAGCACACGCCAGAGGCCCAGCTGAAAATGAAAGTCGGAGAAACCGAGATTAAAGGATTGCTAGCGGATTTTGGCGACTCCATTCACCTCGCCAAAGTGAACGGGCGCTATGTCGCGCTGATTGAAGCCGAGACGATTTCGTTTGAGAAGGGCAGTTCCCCGGTGGAGTTTTATAAGCCTGAGGGGCTGCATGAGGTGATTGAGCGGATACGCCACAAAACAGAGCAAGATTAA
- a CDS encoding glycosyltransferase family 2 protein has protein sequence MKASVIIPAYNSKERLYNSLLSLNEQECDEEFEVIVADNGSEDGTLSMLESFQADFPLVFTRIKENRGIAYGRNQALRNARGDILIFHDSDMLAAKDLVAKHIKAHENEENLVVCGLFWKRIYSFYYERFEDEHKEQLAKIVDEMPKKDKQKLLKEADIKNGSFLDKSFDLDTDFIDVLKQILVEYGDDLKGYHMPWRFFITNNSSVKRKHVIDLGLFDEGIVRYGFEDYDLGIRLHQAGLTFRLHRDIVSVHQEHPSNCKSVDDIRANIAYMCDKYNNIRSLDVHLAFNGPFPPDMTNGIMADIHKLLESKKYDMLLNVFLELLHVVKERNIDPDWQKKAPRVTAKNFDLQSVRKLLPKAKKKLGVNDFANALYALVNDLLHVDLR, from the coding sequence GTGAAAGCAAGCGTGATTATTCCTGCATATAATTCAAAGGAGCGTCTCTATAACAGCCTTCTGTCGTTAAACGAGCAGGAGTGCGATGAAGAATTTGAAGTCATTGTAGCCGACAATGGATCTGAGGACGGAACGCTCTCGATGCTTGAGTCGTTTCAAGCGGATTTTCCGCTCGTTTTTACAAGGATTAAAGAAAACAGGGGCATTGCGTACGGACGAAATCAGGCGCTTCGCAATGCCAGAGGAGATATCCTGATTTTTCATGACAGCGATATGCTCGCGGCAAAGGACCTTGTGGCAAAGCATATCAAGGCCCATGAGAACGAAGAGAATCTCGTAGTATGCGGTTTGTTTTGGAAGCGGATTTACAGTTTTTATTACGAACGGTTTGAAGATGAGCATAAGGAACAGCTCGCAAAGATCGTAGACGAAATGCCGAAAAAAGACAAACAAAAGCTGTTGAAGGAAGCGGATATCAAGAACGGAAGCTTTCTGGATAAAAGCTTTGACCTTGATACCGACTTTATTGACGTACTCAAGCAGATTTTAGTTGAGTACGGCGATGACCTGAAAGGCTATCATATGCCATGGCGCTTTTTTATCACGAATAATTCCTCTGTCAAACGCAAGCATGTGATTGATCTCGGTTTATTTGATGAAGGCATTGTGCGGTACGGGTTTGAGGATTATGACCTTGGGATCAGGCTACATCAGGCCGGACTGACGTTCAGGCTGCATCGCGACATCGTCAGTGTTCATCAGGAGCACCCGAGCAATTGTAAGTCTGTGGACGATATTCGGGCAAATATTGCCTATATGTGCGATAAATACAACAACATCCGGTCCTTAGACGTTCATCTCGCTTTTAACGGGCCGTTCCCGCCTGACATGACGAACGGCATCATGGCTGATATTCATAAGCTTTTGGAATCTAAGAAATACGATATGCTGCTGAATGTGTTTCTTGAGCTGCTCCATGTTGTTAAAGAACGCAATATTGACCCGGACTGGCAAAAGAAAGCCCCGAGGGTGACGGCGAAAAACTTTGATTTGCAATCTGTCCGTAAGCTTCTGCCAAAAGCGAAGAAAAAGCTAGGCGTAAACGATTTTGCCAACGCGCTGTATGCGCTTGTCAACGATTTGCTGCACGTGGATCTTAGATAA
- a CDS encoding GDP-mannose 4,6-dehydratase, with product MSFWKNKNVFVTGCTGLLGSCLVKELIEQGANVTGLVRDHVPQSNLYQGEHIKKMNIVRGSLEDLPVIERALGEYEIDTVFHLAAQAIVGVANRNPISTFEANILGTWNILEACRKHPLIKRVIVASSDKAYGDQENLPYDENMPLQGKHPYDVSKSCADLISHTYYHTYGVPVCITRCGNLYGGGDLNFNRIIPQTIQLVLNGEAPEIRSDGTFVRDYFYIEDAVQAYMLLAEKMEENNLAGEAFNFSNEIQLTVLELVEKILNKMNSNLKPKVLNQGSNEIKHQYLSAEKARKLLNWTPAYTIDEGLEKTIEWYTEFFKK from the coding sequence TTGAGTTTCTGGAAAAATAAAAACGTATTTGTTACGGGGTGTACAGGTCTCTTAGGAAGCTGTTTGGTGAAAGAGCTGATCGAACAGGGCGCAAACGTGACGGGGCTTGTCAGGGATCATGTGCCTCAATCCAACCTTTACCAGGGAGAACATATCAAGAAAATGAACATTGTGCGGGGCTCTCTTGAAGACTTGCCTGTGATTGAGCGCGCGCTTGGCGAGTATGAAATTGACACCGTCTTTCACCTCGCTGCACAAGCGATTGTCGGCGTGGCCAACCGCAACCCGATTTCGACCTTTGAAGCGAATATTCTTGGCACGTGGAATATTCTCGAAGCCTGCCGGAAGCACCCACTTATCAAACGGGTCATTGTCGCTTCAAGCGATAAAGCTTACGGCGACCAAGAAAACCTTCCGTACGATGAAAATATGCCGCTGCAAGGCAAGCATCCGTACGACGTCTCGAAAAGCTGCGCAGATCTGATCAGCCACACATATTATCATACGTACGGGGTTCCGGTCTGCATCACACGGTGCGGAAACCTATACGGCGGCGGGGATTTGAACTTCAACCGGATTATTCCGCAAACGATTCAGCTTGTGCTGAACGGGGAAGCGCCGGAAATCCGCAGTGACGGCACGTTTGTCCGCGACTACTTTTATATCGAAGATGCCGTTCAGGCGTATATGCTTCTGGCAGAAAAAATGGAGGAAAACAACCTTGCCGGAGAGGCCTTTAACTTTAGCAATGAGATTCAGCTGACTGTACTTGAACTGGTCGAAAAAATCTTGAACAAAATGAACAGTAATCTGAAGCCGAAGGTGCTGAACCAGGGAAGCAATGAAATCAAACATCAATATTTATCCGCGGAAAAAGCGAGAAAGCTGCTGAATTGGACACCCGCCTACACCATTGATGAAGGACTTGAAAAAACGATTGAGTGGTATACGGAATTCTTCAAAAAGTAA